ATTTGCAGGTATGGGTCACTGATGGGACGTCGCCGGGCGTTTGCAGACAGTCTCCACCAGTATGGCAACTCCCTGCTTCTCTTTCCTTGCTTCTCCTATGGTGGTACTCGTCCGGTGTGTCAGCGGGCTGTGTATGCCATTGAGGACATGGATATCTCTATCCAACCAATCTTCTTAAATCCTAGGTATCTTGAAAGACTGGTCAAATTCTGGGAATCTCTGGGGTTAAAGGAACATCGACCTAGCACTGGGTTATATATGACTAGTCTGGCACTGGAAGTTTGTGAAACGGTGCATCTGTACGGATTCTGGCCATTTAGTAATCACCCAGATAGACTCTTTCCCCTGACTAACCATTACTATGATAATGTACCCTATGATAGGAAAGTCCATGCAATGCCAAATGAGTTTTCCCACTGGGTGGAGCTGCATAATAAGGGTGTGCTCAAGCTTCACCTTGGGGACTGTAAATCAGATCAGGTCTAGTTTGAATGTtggaataataaaaaagaatatgTTCAAGTATCCAACTGAGAGGCCAAGACATTTGCACTCAAATCCAAATGTATTAGAGAGATGTACGCTACATATTATTTCAACAGTCTTTCTTTTAATTATTGTTCCATTTCATGTGTTAGAAATAAGGTTTTTTTgctaaagtttatttttaacatcatCTGCAATGCATGGTCATGATAAAGTTGATACACTCCTCGTTAGAAGGAGGGTATAATAGGCTACAAGAAAATAGAGACTTTAAATAGAAATTGAGAAATCACCATTTACTTTTAAGCCACTTTACGTCTGTTACAACCTTTATATTAATATGCTAGTGGTCACTTTTGGTACTGCAACAAAGACAATTGTCTGCAGCACTGACTGTTGACACTTTCAAACATAAACACTTTCAAGCATTtgtaaaaggttaaaaatgtgtgtttgagcCAGAAATATGAGTTAAACTAATAGTTAAAAAGTTAAGGGATAAGAAGCAGgaggtcgcagcagatggccccgcccctccctgagcctggttctgctggaggtttcttcctgttaaaagggagtttttccttcccactgtcgccaaagtgcttgctcatagggggtcatatgatggTTGGGTTTTTCACCATATGTATTATTATAGgatatactgtacaatataaagcgccttgaggcgactgttgttgttatttggcgctatataaataaaattgaattgaattgaattgaatagaagaGCATTCATAACTTATTGGGATTTAAGTTCAGTTCATGTCTTCAAACAAGGTAAAAAAGGGACACCGAAGTTATATTGTTTGTGCTTATTATGTCTTTAATTGCTGAATCAGTGTTATCCACTACACTTTACATGTTCTATTGCATTACTTAAAGATACCACTAGATGGCGCATAATGCTCAGGAGGAGCATAAACCCCCTTTGAGGCAAATCTGCAGAATAAATCCTGCAGTTGAAACTGTAAACAAGCTCATGATTTGTGCCTCTTTATTTTAATACACAGCTGCAGGATCTAGGATTGCACACCTCCCGGCCACCTGTCAGACCAGGGGGCACAACACAGTAAACTTATCAATTCTAAATCCACAGAAAATTTAcagttttaagactttgtaaGTTTGTTTACCTGTGAGCCTGTAGTACATTGTATTTGTTACAATGCAGCTAAAGAGTCAACTGTCACAGCAAGCTAGCTTTCACTAGATTGTTCTTTAAAACATACAGATGTGGCTCTAATCCATTTGTTGTCAGTTTTTATGACAGGCACAGATTCATCGTCATTGTCTTTATGGAAAGAATGTACATAAATGCAGTTAAGTtaaggggcgatcgtggctcaagagttggcagttagtcttgtaattggaaggttgctggttcaagccccggctcggacagtttTGGTCGtggtgtccttgggcaagacacttcacccactgcctactggtggcgccagtgtccggcagcctcgcctctgtcagtgcgccccagggcagctgtggctacaatgtagcttgccatcatgtgtgtgtgaatgggtggatgactgaatgtagtgtaaagcgctttgggttccttagggactagaaaagcgttatacaaatacaggccatttaccatttaaacatTTGTCTAAAGAAGTTATATATATGATAAAAATCTAATTTATATCtattaaatatataaagtatTACCCTGAACAAtgaatttgttttgtatttatccATGAAATtaagtcagtgaaaaaaacactttatattTGAATTTATTAACTTTGCTGCTTCACATGAATTTTGTTAATAATGagcattacatttgttttttaattttcatttaattACACACAGCAACAGAATGACTCACAATTGTGCAACTTACAGGCAAATATCACAATCAAACACAGCACTTGCAACTGCATCAAAAGCAGGATCTGTTTGAACATTTATCCTCACAATATATGTAAtatttacttctttttctttgatcaAACTGACATAATAGCAATAAACTGAAGAACCATGTAGGAGCAAAGCAATCAGCCATAgaagtttaaaagaaaatctaCAAGTGTCCAAGAAACCCTGTGTCCACAGACACTGAAAAACACGCTAAGATGAATGTGTGCAGCTGCATAATTTGAAAGATATAATAATATGGAGGCATGCTTAGTTTGAAAAACAACTGAAGGAAAGTCTCATAAATTCAATTTCCTTGAATCAAAATGTACAAATAGACACACGTACAGTTTGTTCTAAAAATATTCTGTGCAGTGTCTGAATGATGTTCATGCTGTTTACAGTCTGGTTAGGTGAACAGAAGTCTGCACTGGTTTGCCACAACGCCTCAAATTTTTGATCAGAATTCTTTGTAAAACCCACAGAACCACACgggaagaacaaaaaaaaatgagaccAAAGGTATCTGATTCTGCAGAGAAACCAGATCATTGCTGTGGTGATAAagacaattattattattgctttttgttttagtctttagagtttacatttttaaaggttttttttataaaaaatctTTCCGCTGTTGAATTGATTTTCTTGTCTCACAAAAGTTGAGTGACTCTAACTCCATGTAAAGAAAAGAAGATATGTACTAATCTGTTATACAAGTAATTGTCATCTGGGGTGTTGTGTGGACCGATTCGAGACCCTCAGCTGGATtgcagtggttggactggtggactacatCTGTTAGGGGGGAGATGGCATCTGGCTCTGATGGAAACTCTGGAAAGACGAACATTATTATGTCAATTTAACAGGTTTAAACACAGTTcttggtgttttcttttttctgctccaTTAATTAAAGAAAGTGCATCTCAGCTGTTTCATCCCCAAAATatgctgcgccaaaaactggtccgcCCCAAGAATCGAGCGCCCTGGCACAAATGCCAAAAAGTCACAGTCTATATAtgcctacaggccagtggacactctttcaatgatgaggatgtacacatgaAAGCTGGTTTGAGCAGGAAGTCAAGGAGACCATTAATGTGAAAAGGgtctaagggtacatctgtcaccatcttacaatgctgtgattgcagccattccccaactctctgtgaatggtactcatggccattgatcagtgtccTTTGTTCATTGTTTGTCATTCCGTGGTGCTAATTttagtcattatgcaaatgtttaTAAGGTTGTGAACCTACAGTcagttgagactgaagaagtaacttggatgagtgatgaaagatttctcccactgaaaacactacgtgcagataaacagaatcaacttcaTGGAAGGAacaatcagaaggttggtggtttaatCCTTAGCTGAAAAtgaaaccagtccatttacagtAACAGTGTCCTTTTGATACAGACTACAATATCAACATGCTGGAATCTTGTTCTGATTCGGAACAATGACAGAGACAAATGAGAGAAGCCGTACCTGTTGGCTTTGATTTGTTTCTCTTGTCTTTCACGATTTGTAAATAAGTggtgtttttttcctcactgtTGAGTAGAGTGCAGCCCGATTTATCTCTgcagaacaaaacacacacagaggacatcAATGCAAGTTATACAGCCTGAAAACTACCTCTGCGGCTGAtttgaataaaactaaaaaaaatcattcatgtCCTTTATCTATATCTATGTGTTCTTTTTAGTATCAGTCAGTTTACATCTGTATATGTAAATTGACTGATACATAAAAAAGCTGGAGAGGCTGAGGACGATGGACTAAATTCTGGAGGCTCATGTCTATTAATAAAAAAGCACTGGAGTGTGTTCATCAGAAACTGGAATCCACAGAGCTGTTAGTTTCCTGTTAATCATAggctaaaaacaataaatgctcCCCGTTATGGTTCatcaacaaacacacaacaactaCTTTCATCgacctgtttaaaaaaaatacttagcACTTTATGCTCAAGTGGGGTCTGGAGACTATTCCAGGCTTAGTGTGACAGATGCGATACAAAACAGGCTGTAGCAAGACAAACTATCCACACTCAATCACAATCACTGGAGAATCACCAATCAATTTCACTCATATGTCTTAGGCAGTGGGACTAAGCTGGAAtgcccagagagaacccacacagacacaaggaGAATGATGTAAAcagaaaggtcaaaggtcaattGGCGGTCAAAAGGTAGCTGAAGGATGAGCTATTTGTTTATTtgagtgatttatttattcgattcagtaaaaggactagatattacagtccctgataatgcattgctttaaatggcgagaatcttgagggatggctgttatgaggaaaggcagcccagagacatcgttgtgtgcctcaactttcggtcttttatccaggctaatctgccatttttaGGAGGATTAGAGATCAGATCTAGATATCATATTAAGatttgggacacatcgtcagtagtggaccttggattcatcgggtgtttcggccattatcaTTAGACACCCTCAtcaaggaggccctgccagggttgatcagaCCCTGgagtcactggtttatgttaaattgttatttctcttcttctttcttctgtttagtttcctacagtttattttctatctattcactgcaactgagaaataatgcttacctctttagcatttatgAAGCCCTACTTCTTtaaagggatagaaaaggtgatagagagaaataagacaaaagggacgagataggagagagcagagaggagagccggaAGGGGGGCGCCTgatctggcttcccacacctcccGCTGGATCGGGCTGTACGCTCTACCTcccactgcctcccagaaaagggaagaagagcagatattcatatttattcatttatttggagaaacaaagaaaatgaacacCACCTCTGCTCTGTCCGATGTCATATAAGACGTTACTGATTGGGTTATCTTCTTTAGCTTCCTGTCGATTGGCTGAAGAAAACCAAAAGGAAAAGCAGTATGACGCTGTGCAAGTTTTGATGACACGTTTAAAGTCATTGATATACTTGTACAtaattctgaaaaaacaaaacctgggTCAAATCCAGAGGTCCAAGTGTCACCTTCAGGTTTTCTAACAACACAAAGTTTAATGAACAGAACTATTAAAGTAAGTAGAGCTGCAACACAGACTGTTAAAAAGAatgacaacacagagacaacagGCAGGGAGGGTGATGGATGACAAGAGGTGCAACCAggaggaggtgtggatgtaggtggaggtgtggtggtgtcttcccctaaaataaagcaaacacagtcattaagttgtcgtcacattgtgaatgttgaaagctgcagaaacacagacaggtgagtgtgtcacctgtgacagtgatccagctggatggagactctccatgaccgctgatgtcacacttgtagaggccttcatcagacctggaaacatgctggatggtcatgtgacctgtaggctctTTTCCGATGAAGACGCCATCTTTGAAGAAAAtggctgggaggttggagggagtggtctttgttttacagagcagagtgacgtcatctccctccatcacagggaggacaggactctgcaggatcactgatccacctcaacacagagacaaactacagcatttcatccatttacacacagcttcatcaacactaactccacacactcagcttaccagtgactgtcaggttaaccatgttactgatgggaccctctctggactcacaccagtaaactccactgtcccatGTAAAGAGATCGgtgatgttacaggaagaactataattttttccccacaaatctccacactgagtcctgtTTTCcgtgcttgtgtttctcctcagagtccatccagcagagctgtcgtcctcctcacagctcagagacacaaagtctccttcaaagagctgagagctgctgggactcacagtcagacgagctgtgagagttacaataaaaattatgttgatctttttaaaaataatgccACAAAATTATTTCTACTTTCAGTAGTTTTACATTAGTGATCAGCACTGAAAGAAGCAGTAACAGACTTGATCATTTAACATAattggaataaataaataaatgaggttACTGACCTTGATTTGCTGCACAGCTCAGCACTAAGATCAGAActgaagagaaataaaacagTTCACTGAATCACCGAGAGGAAAACAATTTAGTTTTCTAAAGGTAACCAAGGAACAAACTCTGGTGGCTCCTTTTATTATGTGGCAACCACATAATAAAAGGAGCCACTAgatggaagaaaaagaagatagAGATGGATAAGATGCACTGTAGAATCCAGGCAACAACATCACCAGACAAGTGAGGAGAAACAAGACTACACAGTAAAGAGACGTCCAAAAGTATAGTGAGAAGTTTGGATACACCTGCAATGAGATCAAGATGCAGAGATCCATGCCATTCATAtatagtttctttttcttttttaatgtgcaGGGCAAAGAGGGCatatcataaaaaaaaatacagacaagGAAAAGATGTTAAAGAAGGGTATGTTGCATCTGGGTTATAAAGTATTGAACCTGGGATAGCATTTTATAGGGCAGACACCTCCAAGAACTACAAAGTAatgtcttgattttttttttcttttttatgctgCTACTGTGCAAGAAAACTCTGCAGTCCTAAAAATGAAACCTGAGCAGTTAAAGTGTTTtcatcagaaacaggaaactaGATCACCACACAGCTGCTAGTTTCCTGTTAATCACAGACTGAAAAAATAGATGCTCCACACAGAGCAACGCTCCATCTTAGTGTTAAACGCAAACACAGAACAACTGCGTTTGTGTTTAACACTCATAGTACTAcctgctctacttcctgagctaaaccttttagttttattcactaaagatgaaagtgactttcATGCTTTACTTGGATTGAGAATGACTTAATAATCTTGAATTAGAATACTGATTGCTAATTTAAGCTGGCAGCTGTTTAACAGACAGTCTGAGCCACAGCTTGCCTCATTGGTGAGACTGGTCTAACCCATTTACTGCAACCTCAGAGGAAAGGAcaccacactgctgctgcattACCAAACAAGTTGTCTGCAGGCACTGGTGACATCATACTGCTCAATTCACTCACTGAGACCACAGCCTCACCTcaggtttgacagcatttctaGCAGGTAACAGCAGACGAATTGAATGTGAATTGAGGCTGCAGTTTGGGGAAAGTCTCAGAGGGGACTGGGGGCCGGGGTGGGTATATCCACATATACTATCATATGTGGATAAAGAAACAGTGGTCTCCATAAATGATCTCCAATTCTAAATGGATACTTTATATAACATTTTTGCTAGTACTGGTTTCAACCATCTTTTGCCTTCTTCATGGCATAAATTTATTCACCTCAGAGAATTTGGTCTATATTGGCAAGAtatcatcacacagttgctgatTTGTCAGCTACTTATCCACAATTCAAAGATCTCTTTTCACCAAATCCAAAAGGTTTTCTAATGCAGGTGAATTGTTGCCTTAGTTTCCTGCTTCTAGCTGACAGGAGTAGCAGCTGGTCTCTTCATGTGGTGCTGTGGCACATCAGCTTTAACTTTCCACATGTTGGGTTGTCAGAAATGTTCTTCTGCACAACTTGGATGTAATAGGTGGTCAATCATTCTgagttacagcaatatgattGGCCACTTGTTGTcgattcagttttgtttatatagcaccaatttACAACGACATTCGCCTCAAGGTTTACCTCATATGGTTGGGTAGCAAGATAGtattgtcatgatcctgggtccttttgacccagcgttttgtgttttctattattgtaattttggttctgttcttcctcggtTAGTGTTCATTCTTTCCTACCAGTGTATCCCTGTGTTTAGTCTGCGTTTTGAGTCGGTGTCATTACgtgcatgtgtttcctgttttactttaaaaatctctgtcttatctcagtgtgttcagtttactcttcccctgtctcgtcaggtctgattactcccggctgtgctctccttttgtgtctcattccctcgttatccttctgtgtatttaaacctcatgtctgcctctgttagttgctggttcgtctgtgttgtttcccctcgatctccctgtgtctctccatgtgtgtttcctcggacctccctgcatcttcgtttctggtttgctttgttagttttcccagtttaggttacctgttagtgtcactcgccatttctgtttgtttgcctcactgttaataaattcttacctgcacttgagctgctgctgcccgGTCCTAATTAACTTccacacggcttgcacccgcAAACCGTGACAGCATACATCAACACTGGCAACACCTCATTCTTCATTCATTTAgcctactttttattttattgcttattTATTACTGTATATCTCAAAAAtctcaaaaagttgattctgttcatctggacgtagcgttttgtgggagaaactcatccaagtgacttcttcagtctcagctgactgcaggtttccccaatcttataaggtatgactgaaactagcaccactgacgaACAATGGACTGTGAAGTCAGTTCagtgatcattaatatgcaaattgtcatgaccattgatcaatcaCAATATTGATCATGTTCGTCCTCAAGATGTTCTTAAGATGAATTCAGTCTGACGTAAATATTTTGTACCTTCTCCATAATAACTCATCAACAGCAGACGGTTAAAGTACAGAAATGCAAACAGAGAGAATCTACTCACAGAGATAAAGCAGAAATGTTTCCTCCATTGTTGCTCTTAGTAATCTGCAGTTTCTCATCAGCAGTGACAATATATAGCTACCTGGTCCTTCCTCTTCATATATGTCTGTTTCCATATATAAAAGCATGTGTCATAGTCCCTGTTGGGTTATTTTAGGGCTCACAGTTCTGTCAGATTGTTGACACCTGTGGTCGTAATCAGGATGTTAAATCAACTGTTTGCTCACTCTTCACCGTGCttagttttctctctctttctccttcctTCTACCAAGCAAGAGCTCGAAATCACGTTCAGATTTCTCTGGCATTAAATTATTGTTtttcagagagagaaaaaactaaactaact
The sequence above is a segment of the Oreochromis aureus strain Israel breed Guangdong linkage group 3, ZZ_aureus, whole genome shotgun sequence genome. Coding sequences within it:
- the LOC120439358 gene encoding uncharacterized protein LOC120439358, which translates into the protein MVNLTVTGGSVILQSPVLPVMEGDDVTLLCKTKTTPSNLPAIFFKDGVFIGKEPTGHMTIQHVSRSDEGLYKCDISGHGESPSSWITVTGEDTTTPPPTSTPPPGCTSCHPSPSLPVVSVLSFFLTVCVAALLTLIVLFIKLCVVRKPEGDTWTSGFDPANRQEAKEDNPISNVLYDIGQSREINRAALYSTVRKKTPLIYKS